The sequence below is a genomic window from Prosthecobacter dejongeii.
CCGTTTCCAAAACCATCTTCGCAGCACCAGCCACGGTCTGGGCCGCTAAGCGCAGGGAGGCTGCACGCGGCAAGCCCATGAGCACCCCGCCGTCTGCCAGGGCCTCAATCATGGTGTAAACATACGCAGGACCGCTGCCACTCAGACCGGTGACCGCATCCAGCAACTTTTCAGAGACCTCATCGGCAGTACCGACGCTGCCGAGAATTTTGTTGGCCACAGCACCATCTTCAGAGGTGGCTTTGGTTCCTCGTGCAAAAGCAGCTGCACCGGTGCCGACAAGCGCAGGCGTGTTAGGCATGCAGCGGATCACCCTCTGGCGGGCCCCTAACCAACCTTCGAGTTGGGCGATGGAAATGCCTGCGGCAATGCTTATGTAAAGGCGACTTCCATCTAAGGTGGAAAGGCCCTCACACAGGCTTTTCATATCCCCAGGTTTCACGGCCAGCAGGATGACTTCTGATACCCCTACAGATTCCACGGGAGTGCCCGTGAAAGTCTGACAAGTGAGGGATTCCTGCAAGGCCTCCACAGCCGCAGGGACGACATCACTCAGCGCCACCGACAGCTCCGTGCTGCCCAGAGCT
It includes:
- the proC gene encoding pyrroline-5-carboxylate reductase, which gives rise to MLKLGLIGCGKMGGALLRGVEKALGSTELSVALSDVVPAAVEALQESLTCQTFTGTPVESVGVSEVILLAVKPGDMKSLCEGLSTLDGSRLYISIAAGISIAQLEGWLGARQRVIRCMPNTPALVGTGAAAFARGTKATSEDGAVANKILGSVGTADEVSEKLLDAVTGLSGSGPAYVYTMIEALADGGVLMGLPRAASLRLAAQTVAGAAKMVLETGKHPASLRDEVTSPGGTTIAGLEQLEAHGLRNALIQAVRKATERSQELGA